In Salmo salar chromosome ssa15, Ssal_v3.1, whole genome shotgun sequence, one genomic interval encodes:
- the vwa1 gene encoding von Willebrand factor A domain-containing protein 1 has product MESRILFTCILTGMLLRKSCGQNSATEVLNCCEGDILFLLDSSGSVSSYEYSRMLGFLSELLLPFSLGEDQVRVGLLQVGTQPRLEFGFDAHNTQSGLQGALGNTKALRGDTNTEEALRMAKDWVLKPGGPGGAREELPRVLVWLTDGVKPGDVIGPMEELREEGVAVLVISTGHGNYQVLRQVVTPPVESHLYFVDIDDMSIITEDLRDAIIEILWAERLQVRDVSTNSAVLQWRPVLAGLTGYYDIRFGPAPSGGVVGGGAGGPGTSPSTSGGQYQRLTRPGDSSTARLTGLKPDTIYTATLTPESNLQVLNPLSVTFTTKPEVLSPAVVTVSDSEANSVRVSWGPLQPESVQSFQVEYSALPGGKLHMTTVGRGQNSTMLTNLQPDTQYLVTVSARHSYGQERAMSVKVCTEEVRPDLADLRLTTVGSDSVQVDWKASMDGLRGYWLTWEGQDGHGSTTAQRSSFYLPPNLLSTRLSHLPPATRVCVSPVYRTTRGKGLCCTAQFHSDASAWGHRS; this is encoded by the exons ATGGAGAGTCGGATTTTGTTTACTTGCATACTGACTGGAATGTTGCTGCGGAAATCCTGTGGTCAAAACTCAGCAACTGAAG tgctgAACTGCTGTGAGGGCGACATCCTCTTCCTATTGGACTCCTCGGGCAGCGTCTCATCCTATGAGTACTCCCGCATGCTGGGCTTCCTGTCTGagctcctcctccccttctcattGGGCGAGGACCAGGTGAGGGTGGGGCTACTGCAGGTGGGCACCCAACCCCGCCTCGAGTTTGGCTTTGACGCCCACAATACCCAATCTGGCCTCCAGGGGGCACTGGGGAACAccaaggctctgaggggtgacacCAATACAGAGGAGGCCCTCAGGATGGCCAAGGACTGGGTGCTGAAGCCTGGAGGGCCCGGGGGGGCCAGGGAAGAGCTACCCAGGGTTCTAGTGTGGCTGACGGACGGGGTGAAGCCGGGCGATGTGATTGGACCAATggaggagctgagagaggaggGCGTGGCCGTTCTGGTGATCTCCACGGGCCACGGGAACTACCAGGTGCTGCGGCAGGTGGTTACCCCGCCTGTGGAGTCACACCTGTACTTTGTGGACATCGACGATATGAGTATCATCACCGAGGACCTGAGGGATGCCAttattg AGATCCTCTGGGCTGAACGGCTCCAGGTGCGAGATGTGTCCACAAACAGCGCTGTGCTGCAGTGGCGACCGGTTCTGGCCGGTTTGACCGGTTATTATGACATCCGGTTTGGACCGGCTCCCAGTGGGGGAGTGGttggaggaggagcaggggggcCTGGTACCAGCCCCAGTACCAGCGGTGGCCAGTACCAGAGACTCACCCGGCCAGGGGACTCTAGCACGGCCAGGCTGACGGGACTAAAGCCAGACACCATCTACACAGCCACACTGACTCCTGAGTCCAACCTGCAGGTGCTCAACCCCCTCTCCGTCACCTTCACCACTAAGCCAG AGGTGTTGAGCCCAGCCGTGGTGACGGTGTCTGACTCAGAGGCCAACAGTGTGAGGGTGAGCTGGGGTCCTCTGCAGCCAGAGTCTGTCCAGAGCTTCCAGGTGGAGTACTCAGCGCTCCCGGGGGGGAAGCTCCACATGACTACTGTGGGCCGGGGGCAGAACTCCACCATGCTGACCAACCTCCAGCCAGACACCCAGTACCTGGTCACCGTGAGCGCCCGTCACTCCTATGGCCAGGAGAGGGCCATGTCTGTCAAAGTGTGCACTGAGGAGG tGAGGCCAGATCTTGCAGACCTGCGGCTAACCACGGTGGGCAGTGACTCTGTGCAGGTGGACTGGAAAGCCAGCATGGATGGCCTCAGGGGCTACTGGCTCACCTGGGAGGGACAGGACGGCCATGGCTCTACCACCGCCCAGCGCTCCTCCTTCTACCTGCCCCCCAACTTACTGTCCACACGTCTGTCACACCTGCCCCCCGCCACCAGAGTGTGTGTGTCGCCTGTATACCGGACGACACGCGGGAAGGGCCTCTGCTGCACGGCCCAGTTTCATTCAG ATGCATCGGCTTGGGGCCACAGATCATAA